One Salmo trutta chromosome 19, fSalTru1.1, whole genome shotgun sequence genomic window carries:
- the LOC115154710 gene encoding spectrin beta chain, non-erythrocytic 1-like isoform X4, protein MSTISPTDFDSQEIQQQYNDINNRWDLAAETDWDNENSSARLFERSRIKALADEREAVQKKTFTKWVNSHLGRVTCRIGDLYTDLRDGRMLIRLLEVLSGEQLPKPTKGRMRIHCLENVDKALQFLKEQKVHLENMGSHDIVDGNHRLTLGLIWTIILRFQIQDISVETEDNKEKKSAKEALLLWCQMKTAGYPNVNVHNFTTSWRDGLAFNAIVHKHRPDVIEFDSLKRSNAHYNLQNAFNTAENKLGLTKLLDPEDVNVDQPDEKSIITYVATYYHYFSKMKALAVEGKRVGKVLDYAIEADQLVGNYESLASELLQWIEQTILTLNDRQLANSLSAVQNQLQAFNTYRTVEKPPKFTEKGNLEVLLFTIQSKMRANNQKVYIPREGKLISDINKAWERLEKAEHERELALRNELIRQEKLEMLAARFDRKAAMRETWLSENQRLVSQDNFGVDLGAVDAATRKHEAIETDIGAYGERVAAVEAVARELEAENYHDVRRVLARRDNVLRLWEYLKELLAARRERLNAHRDLQRLLQEMRSIMDWMGEMKGRLQSQDSGKHLHDVEDLLQTHNLVEADISAQAEGVRGVQGAAQRFTSDQQVYKPCEPALVGEKVSLLGRAYEELGQLAEERRVRLEDSRRLWQFLWELGEEAAWIREQEQILSGGDCGRDLASALHLLSKHEAFRDEMAARYGPLGNSIAAGQTLVEEGHIGAPECTERIGDVRAQWAHLEKTSQLREQQLKEAVALHQFQTDANDMEAWILETLRQVSSQEVGHDEFSTQTLARKQREVEEEIQSHRTLIDSLHEQALSLPPVHANSPQVEGRLPAIEQRYHELEALSASRRQALEGALALYRMYSEAGACQLWVGEKEQWLDGMQIPTKLEDLEVVQQRFETLEPEMNNLGTRISDVNQVAQQLLGSDNRSKEQIHQTQDQLNNRWKEFQRLADQRKQALESALNIQNYHLECNEIQSWMREKTKVIESTESLGNDLAGVMALQRKLAGMERDLEAIQGKLDDLKKEAEKLAEEHPDQAEEIHAHLGEIQEVWQELNATMKRREESLGEASKLQGFLRDLDDFQSWLSRTQTAVASEDIPTSLPEAEGLLSQHESIKNEVDNYKEDYEKMRAVGDEVTQGQTDAQYMFLAQRLQSLDTGWHELRRMWENRHSLLAQAFDFQSFLRDVKQAEGFLNSQEYVLSHTEMPSSLQGAEEAIKKHEDFLTTMEASEEKITGVVEAGRRLVNDLNANSDKIQEKADSIQERHQKNREAANELLSKLKDNRELQHFLQDGQELTLWINEKMLTAQDMSYDEARNLHSKWQKHQAFMAELASNKDWLDKIDKEGQALVTEKPELQPVVQQTLEGLQSQWEELENTTRTKAQCLFDANRAELFTQSCSALDVWLKNLSGQLQSDDFGKDLTSVNILLKKHQMLEHQMEVREKEVQSLQSQALALSQEDAGGAVVEVDSQQRRVTDSFSQLQDPLNQRRQQLLASKEAHQFNRDLEDEILWVKERMPLATSTDHGKDLSSVQLLIKKNQTLQKEIQGHQPRIDDIQTHRRGMSPGQEEMDGGRQSALEGRLAELRDSWAQLIAETDERHARLVEANRAQQFYTDAAEAEAWMGEQELHMMSEEKAKDEQSALVMVKKHQTLEQTLEDYAQPIHQLANSSRTMMTSEHPESERINLRQAQVDKLYAGLKDLAEERRGRLQERLRLTQLKREVDDLEQWIAEREVVAGSHELGQDYEHVTMLRDKFREFARDTSTIGQERVDGVNGLADDLIESGHPENASVAEWKDGLNEAWADLLELIDTRTQMLAASYELHRFHQDAREALGRVREKKEALPSDLGRDLNTVQHLHRQHTAYEHDIQALSGQVNQVQDDAARLQKAYAGEKAEEIHRSERSVTEAWEGLLGAGQARRHVLLDTVEKFRFVNMVRDLMLWMDGVNLQIDAHDSPRDVSSAGLVIANHQDIKSEIETRADSFTTCNEMGHSLINNNHYAADEILEKLDQLQGKRDEISNKWQDKMDHLLIVLEVLQFGRDACVAETWLAGQEPLVRGAELGSNVDEVESLIKRHEAFEKLAAGWEERFTLLEKLTTLEEQEIQRREEEERARRTPTPPPTEEVAPSEAETHDARTSLDQTTLNQSVSVNGVHSYQDTSQGSESDSVNGPGRDSGLASSRLDPSATLPSKGDDAGTDVMEGLLYRKQEMETHAKRAASSFSLSSHRSWQNVYCVLRKGSMGFYKDQKSSSSGIPYHGEVPISLGEAVCEVAHDYKKRKHVFKLRLGDGKEFLFQAKDEPEMASWIHSIHSSIPAGGSGDRSPGGPRALSRAMTMPPISPSSAEAAGVTMRNKEGKEKDREKRFSFFGKKK, encoded by the exons ATCCAGGACATCAGTGTGGAGACTGAGGATAACAAGGAGAAGAAGTCTGCCAAAGAGGCCCTGCTTCTCTGGTGCCAGATGAAGACCGCTGg GTACCCCAACGTCAACGTTCACAACTTCACCACCAGCTGGAGAGACGGCCTGGCATTCAACGCCATCGTGCACAAACACAG ACCGGACGTGATTGAGTTTGACAGCCTGAAGCGATCCAACGCCCACTACAACCTCCAGAATGCCTTCAACACAGCAGAGAATAAGCTGGGCCTCACCAAACTCCTGGACCCAGAAG ATGTCAACGTTGACCAGCCGGATGAGAAGTCCATCATCACCTACGTGGCCACCTACTACCACTACTTCTCCAAGATGAAGGCCCTGGCTGTGGAGGGCAAGAGGGTTGGCAAG gTGCTGGACTATGCCATTGAGGCTGACCAGCTGGTTGGGAACTATGAGAGCCTGGCATCAGAGCTGCTGCAGTGGATCGAGCAGACCATTCTGACCCTGAACGACCGGCAGCTGGCCAACTCCCTGAGCGCCGTGCAGAACCAGCTGCAAGCCTTCAACACCTACCGCACCGTGGAGAAACCCCCTAA GTTCACAGAGAAAGGCAACCTGGAGGTGCTGCTGTTCACCATCCAGAGCAAGATGAGAGCCAACAACCAGAAGGTGTACATACCCAGAGAGGGCAAGCTCATCTCTGACATAAACAAG GCGTGGGAGCGCCTGGAGAAGGCGGAGCACGAGCGGGAGCTGGCGCTGAGGAACGAGCTGATTCGCCAGGAGAAGCTGGAGATGCTTGCAGCTCGTTTCGACCGCAAGGCCGCCATGAGGGAGACGTGGCTGAGCGAGAACCAGCGGCTCGTCTcacag GACAACTTTGGCGTGGACCTGGGAGCGGTGGACGCCGCGACTCGTAAACACGAGGCCATCGAGACGGACATCGGGGCGTACGGGGAGCGTGTGGCGGCCGTGGAGGCGGTGGCCAGGGAGCTGGAGGCGGAGAACTACCATGACGTGCGCCGCGTGCTGGCGAGGAGGGACAACGTGCTGCGGCTGTGGGAGTACCTGAAGGAGCTGTTAGCCGCTCGCAGGGAGAGACTCAACGCACACCGAGACCTGCAGAGACTGCTGCAGGAGATGAGATCCATCATGGACTGGATGGGAGAGATGAAG GGTCGTCTGCAGTCCCAGGACAGTGGGAAGCACCTGCACGATGTGGAGGACCTGCTGCAGACTCACAACCTGGTGGAGGCAGACATCTCAGCCCAGGCAGAGGGGGTCCGCGGGGTCCAGGGAGCCGCTCAGCGCTTCACCTCCGACCAACAGG TCTACAAACCGTGTGAGCCGGCGCTGGTGGGAGAGAAGGTGTCTCTGCTAGGGCGGGCCTATGAGGAGCTGGGCCAGCTGGCTGAGGAGCGGAGGGTGCGCCTCGAGGATTCACGGCGCCTCTGGCAGTTCCTGTGGGAGCTGGGAGAGGAGGCGGCCTGGATCAGAGAGCAGGAGCAGATCCTGTCAGGAGGAGACTGTGGCCGCGACCTCGCTTCCGCCCTGCACCTCCTCAGCAAGCACGAGGCCTTCAGGGACGAGATGGCAGCCCGCTACGGCCCTCTGGGCAACAGCATCGCCGCCGGACAGACCCTGGTGGAGGAAGGACACATTGGAGCCCCAGAGTGCACTGAGAGGATCGGGGACGTCCGCGCTCAGTGGGCACACCTGGAGAAG ACGTCCCAGCTGAGGGAGCAGCAGCTGAAGGAGGCGGTGGCCCTGCACCAGTTCCAGACGGATGCCAACGACATGGAGGCCTGGATCCTGGAGACGCTGCGCCAGGTGTCCAGCCAGGAGGTGGGCCACGACGAGTTCTCCACCCAGACCTTGGCCCGCAagcagagggaggtggaggaggagatccAGAGCCACCGCACCCTCATCGACTCCCTGCACGAGCAGGCCCTCAGCCTGCCCCCGGTCCATGCTAACTCCCCTCAG GTAGAGGGCCGTCTGCCTGCCATAGAGCAGCGCTACCACGAGCTGGAGGCCCTGTCTGCGTCGCGGCGCCAGGCCCTGGAGGGGGCGCTGGCCCTCTACCGCATGTACAGCGAGGCGGGCGCCTGCCAGCTGTGGGTGGGGGAGAAGGAACAGTGGCTGGACGGCATGCAGATCCCCACCAAACTGGAAGACCTGGAGGTGGTGCAGCAGAG GTTCGAGACCCTGGAGCCTGAGATGAACAACCTGGGGACTCGTATCTCTGATGTCAACCAGGTGGCCCAACAGCTGCTGGGATCAGACAACCGCAGCAAAGAGCAGATCCACCAGACGCAAGACCAGCTCAACAACAG GTGGAAGGAGTTCCAGCGTCTGGCGGACCAGAGGAAACAGGCCCTGGAGTCGGCCCTCAACATCCAGAACTACCACCTGGAGTGTAACGAGATCCAGAGCTGGATGAGAGAGAAGACCAAGGTGATCGAGTCCACCGAGAGCCTGGGCAATGACCTGGCTGGTGTCATGGCCCTGCAGCGCAAACTCGCCGGCATGGAGAGAGACCTGGAGGCCATTCAG GGTAAGTTGGACGACCtgaagaaggaggcagagaagcTGGCTGAGGAGCACCCGGACCAGGCAGAGGAGATCCATGCCCACCTGGGGGAGATCCAGGAAGTGTGGCAGGAGCTCAACGCCACCATGAAGCGGCGTGAGGAGTCTCTGGGCGAGGCCAGCAAGCTGCAGGGCTTCCTCCGGGACCTGGATGACTTCCAGTCCTGGCTGTCCCGCACACAGACCGCCGTGGCGTCCGAGGACATCCCCACCTCGCTGCCAGAGGCTGAGGGCCTGCTCTCCCAGCACGAGAGCATCAAGAACGAGGTGGACAACTACAAGGAGGACTATGAGAAGATGCGGGCGGTGGGTGACGAGGTGACCCAGGGCCAAACGGACGCCCAGTACATGTTCCTGGCCCAGAGGCTGCAGTCGCTGGACACCGGCTGGCACGAGCTGCGCCGGATGTGGGAGAACCGCCACAGCCTTCTGGCCCAAGCCTTCGACTTCCAGAGCTTCCTGAGGGACGTCAAGCAGGCTGAGGGTTTCCTCAACAGCCAG GAGTATGTGCTGTCCCACACTGAGATGCCCTCCAGCCTGCAGGGGGCAGAGGAGGCCATCAAGAAGCACGAGGACTTCCTGACCACCATGGAGGCCAGCGAGGAGAAGATCACGGGCGTGGTAGAGGCCGGACGCCGCCTGGTCAACGACCTTAACGCCAACTCTGACAAGATCCAGGAGAAAGCCGACTCCATCCAGGAGAGACATCAGAAGAATAGGGAAGCTGCAAATGAACTCCTGTCTAAACTGAAGGACAACCGCGAACTCCAGCACTTCCTGCAGGACGGACAGGAG ctGACTCTGTGGATCAATGAGAAGATGCTGACAGCTCAGGACATGTCGTACGACGAGGCCAGGAACCTCCACAGCAAGTGGCAGAAACACCAGGCCTTCATGGCTGAGCTGGCCTCCAACAAAGACTGGCTGGATAAGATCGATAAG GAGGGCCAGGCCCTGGTGACAGAGAAGCCGGAGCTTCAGCCTGTAGTCCAGCAAACTCTGGAGGGCCTGCAGAGCCAATGGGAAGAGCTAGAGAACACTACACGCACCAAGGCTCAGTGTCTCTTCGATGCCAACAGGGCAGAGCTCTTCACCCAGAGCTGCTCTGCTCTGGACGTGTGGCTGAAGAACCTGTCAGGGCAGCTTCAGAGCGACGACTTCGGCAAGGACCTGACCTCCGTCAACATCCTGCTCAAGAAGCACCAG atgctggaGCACCAGATGGAGGTGCGTGAGAAGGAGGTGCAGTCGCTGCAGTCCCAGGCGCTGGCGCTGTCCCAGGAAGATGCTGGTGGGGCCGTGGTGGAGGTGGACAGCCAGCAGAGGAGAGTCACTGACAGCTTCTCCCAGCTCCAGGACCCCCTCAACCAGAGGAGGCAGCAGCTGCTGGCTTCCAAGGAGGCCCACCAGTtcaacagagacctggaggatgAGATT CTATGGGTGAAGGAGAGGATGCCCCTGGCCACATCCACAGACCATGGGAAGGACCTGTCCAGTGTGCAGCTTCTCATCAAGAAGAACCAG ACTTTGCAGAAGGAGATCCAGGGCCACCAGCCCCGTATCGATGACATCCAGACCCACCGCAGGGGGATGTCCCCAGGGCAGGAGGAGATGGACGGGGGGAGGCAGTCTGCTCTGGAGGGCCGTCTGGCGGAGCTCCGAGACTCCTGGGCCCAGCTCATCGCTGAGACGGACGAGCGCCACGCCCGGCTGGTGGAGGCCAACCGCGCCCAGCAGTTCTACACCGACGCTGCCGAGGCCGAGGCCTGGATGGGAGAGCAGGAGCTACACATGATGTCAGAGGAGAAGGCCaag gaTGAGCAGAGTGCTCTGGTGATGGTGAAGAAGCACCAGACGTTAGAACAGACCCTGGAGGACTACGCCCAGCCCATCCACCAGCTGGCCAACAGCAGCCGCACCATGATGACCAGCGAACACCCAGAGAG CGAGCGTATCAACCTACGGCAAGCCCAGGTGGACAAGCTGTACGCAGGGCTGAAGgacctggctgaggagcgtcgtgGGCGTCTGCAGGAGAGGCTGAGGCTGACCCAGCTGAAGAGAGAGGTGGACGACCTGGAGCAGTGGATCGCTGAGAGGGAGGTGGTGGCCGGATCCCATGAGCTGGGACAGGACTACGAACATGTCACC ATGCTGCGGGACAAGTTCCGTGAGTTTGCTCGGGACACCAGCACCATCGGCCAGGAGCGCGTGGACGGCGTTAACGGGCTGGCCGATGACCTCATCGAGTCGGGTCACCCTGAGAACGCCAGCGTGGCGGAGTGGAAGGACGGTCTGAACGAGGCGTGGGCCGACCTGCTGGAGCTGATCGACACGCGCACCCAGATGCTGGCCGCCTCCTACGAGCTGCACCGCTTCCACCAGGACGCCCGCGAGGCGCTGGGGAGGGTCCGGGAGAAGAAGGAGGCGCTGCCCTCTGACCTGGGCCGTGACCTCAACACCGTCCAGCACCTCCACCGACAGCACACCGCCTACGAGCACGATATCCAGGCCCTCAGCGGACAG GTGAACCAGGTGCAGGACGACGCGGCGCGGCTGCAGAAGGCCTACGCCGGGGAAAAGGCCGAGGAGATCCACCGGAGCGAGCGCTCGGTCACTGAAGCCTGGGAGGGTCTGCTGGGGGCCGGCCAGGCTCGCCGACACGTCCTGCTGGACACCGTGGAGAAGTTCCGCTTCGTCAACATGGTGCGTGACCTCATGCTGTGGATGGACGGGGTCAACCTGCAGATCGACGCCCACGACAGCCCCAG ggaCGTGTCCTCTGCAGGGTTGGTCATAGCCAACCATCAGGACATCAAGTCTGAGATCGAGACCCGGGCAGATAGCTTCACCACCTGCAATGAGATGGGACACTCTCTCATCAACAACAACCACTATGCAGCTGATGAG ATCCTGGAGAAACTGGACCAGCTCCAGGGCAAGAGGGACGAGATCAGCAACAAGTGGCAGGACAAGATGGACCACCTCCTGATAG TTCTGGAGGTGCTGCAGTTTGGCCGGGATGCGTGCGTGGCAGAGACATGGCTGGCAGGCCAGGAGCCCCTGGTGCGGGGGGCCGAGCTGGGCTCTAACGTGGACGAGGTGGAGAGCCTGATCAAACGCCACGAGGCCTTCGAGAAGCTGGCCGCCGGCTGGGAGGAACGCTTCACCCTGCTGGAGAAACTCACCACG CTGGAGGAGCAGGAGAtccagaggagggaggaggaggagagggcgagGCGAACCCCCACACCACCCCCGACAGAAGAGGTCGCCCCGTCTGAGGCCGAAACGCATGATGCCAG GACCAGCCTAGACCAGACCACACTGAACCAGTCAGTATCAGTGAATGGAGTCCACAGCTACCAGGACACCTCCCAG GGTTCTGAGTCCGACTCTGTGAATGGTCCCGGGAGAGACAGCGGGCTGGCGTCTTCACGCCTGGACCCGTCTGCCACGCTACCCAGCAAGGGAGATGACGCTGGCACAGACGTCATGGAAGGCCTGCTCTACCGCAAGCAGGAGATGGAGACCCACGCCAAGAGGGCAGCTAGCAG cttctctctctcttcccatagGTCCTGGCAGAATGTGTACTGCGTTCTGCGTAAGGGCAGCATGGGCTTCTACAAGGACCAGAAGAGCTCCTCCAGCGGGATCCCCTACCACGGAGAAGTCCCCATCAGCCTGGGAGAGGCTGTGTGTGAGGTGGCACACGACTACAAGAAGAGGAAACACGTCTTCAAGCTacg GCTAGGTGATGGTAAGGAGTTCCTGTTCCAAGCTAAAGATGAG CCGGAGATGGCCTCGTGGATCCACTCCATTCATAGCTCCATCCCAGCAGGGGGGTCAGGAGACCGCTCCCCCGGAGGCCCCAGGGCCCTGAGCCGAGCCATGACTATGCCCCCCATCTCCCCCAGCTCAGCAGAGGCTGCAGGGGTCACCATGCGCAACAAGGAGGGCAAGGAGAAGGACCGCGAAAAGAGGTTCAGCTTCTTTGGCAAGAAGAAATAA